The following proteins are co-located in the Paenibacillus sp. FSL H8-0079 genome:
- a CDS encoding muconolactone Delta-isomerase family protein, giving the protein MRFLVHVKIQPDAPQEEIAEQLPAEQARFAELVEQGVITKFYLSHTRDEHWSICIADNQDALIIALETLPFYKFMIINYTELVDE; this is encoded by the coding sequence ATGCGTTTTCTCGTTCATGTCAAAATTCAACCGGATGCACCGCAGGAAGAAATTGCGGAACAATTGCCAGCAGAACAAGCACGGTTCGCAGAATTGGTGGAGCAAGGAGTGATCACTAAGTTTTATCTCTCACACACGAGGGACGAGCACTGGTCCATTTGTATCGCTGACAACCAAGATGCTTTAATTATCGCATTGGAAACTTTACCGTTTTATAAATTTATGATCATAAATTATACCGAACTGGTTGACGAATAA
- a CDS encoding alpha/beta hydrolase: MQTVATSSILINGYRIAYEQYGEGSPIWLLHGTPSYSYEWRKVIPALVQKGYKVYVHDLLGYGASERPLEADTSVAAQYTLFSQLLDELGMDRLHVAAHDLGGIVGLQLAQEQPERVQSLTLLNMPSYDSWPSPTWKKIIEEQLEQVERMPRADFDAMLKKQLPMAVYNKELMTGDTLDAYLAPHTGSLGKSSFFSHQVAHYNAKYTESYGTDLPKLKVPVQILWGEEDEWQPLMYAKRLVQDIPHACLHVIPKAGHFVMEDEPGQCSDYIDRFCNQHP; encoded by the coding sequence ATGCAAACAGTAGCAACGTCATCCATCTTGATTAATGGATATCGGATCGCTTATGAGCAATACGGAGAAGGTTCTCCCATATGGCTCCTTCATGGAACACCGTCTTATAGCTATGAATGGAGAAAAGTAATACCCGCTCTGGTTCAAAAAGGGTATAAAGTCTACGTTCATGACCTTCTTGGATATGGAGCATCCGAAAGACCACTCGAAGCAGATACTTCTGTGGCAGCGCAATATACGCTGTTTAGTCAGCTTTTAGATGAACTTGGAATGGATCGTTTACATGTCGCAGCCCACGATCTGGGTGGAATTGTTGGCCTCCAACTGGCTCAGGAACAACCTGAGCGTGTACAATCGCTTACGTTACTCAACATGCCCAGCTATGATTCGTGGCCCTCACCAACCTGGAAGAAAATTATCGAAGAACAGCTTGAACAGGTCGAACGAATGCCTCGTGCTGATTTTGATGCCATGCTAAAGAAACAATTACCCATGGCAGTGTATAATAAAGAGCTTATGACTGGCGATACACTGGATGCATATCTGGCACCCCATACAGGTTCATTGGGGAAATCCTCTTTTTTCTCCCATCAGGTAGCTCACTATAATGCAAAATATACTGAATCCTATGGAACAGATTTACCCAAGCTGAAGGTCCCTGTTCAAATTCTATGGGGTGAGGAAGATGAATGGCAGCCCCTCATGTATGCAAAGAGGCTTGTCCAGGATATCCCTCATGCGTGTCTACATGTCATTCCAAAAGCTGGTCATTTCGTCATGGAAGATGAGCCTGGGCAATGTTCCGATTATATTGACCGTTTCTGCAATCAACATCCATGA
- a CDS encoding ATP-binding cassette domain-containing protein, whose amino-acid sequence MIKVDNLSFSFPQKELYNNISFTFEEAQHCAFIGTSGSGKSTLIDILMDPERYLFEGKLEIDPDCRIGYVSQFSQVDKTKEMTVFEYIGEEFIKIQDEITAIYAEMETTSDMDSLMEKVQLALDAFEAMDGDNYEKTIHKQLNLANLMKLKDLSISAISGGEFKLIQVMKEMLNRPDLMIMDEPDVFLDFENLNALKKLINTHKGMLLVVTHNRYLLNHCFNKIIHLENTELQEFDGRYIDYNFSLLQTKIELQEIAVAEAEEIERYDHIIDNLREIATYNSEASRGRALKARVKFQERLEARRIKEPFVDIKQPNIRFGIDKEMEDTVVVNVNNYSVSFDELLLENVNFEIKSTDKVALIGPNGTGKTTLLREIFKNNQNSIEINADVNLAYLSQVQGEMLKDSNTILNEFIDSGFQTYDEIRSYLPNYGFEGEILDQKIESLSGGEKNMLQLAKVSASQANVLLLDEPTSHLDIYTQIALEKAIEDYKGAIIMISHDFYSVVNGMDYVLIIEDKTISKMSIEEFRQMIYASHFDEDYLENEQKKKSVEMKIELALKDTNFELAKSLVDELEELIKLL is encoded by the coding sequence ATGATAAAAGTTGATAACTTGTCCTTCTCATTTCCACAAAAGGAACTATATAACAACATCTCATTTACGTTTGAAGAGGCACAACATTGTGCTTTTATCGGAACAAGCGGCAGTGGGAAAAGTACACTGATCGATATCCTGATGGATCCGGAACGATATTTGTTCGAGGGCAAGTTAGAGATAGACCCCGATTGCAGAATCGGGTATGTGAGTCAGTTCTCTCAAGTAGACAAAACGAAAGAAATGACCGTTTTTGAATATATCGGAGAAGAATTCATCAAGATACAAGATGAAATCACAGCCATTTATGCTGAAATGGAAACCACGTCGGATATGGATTCCCTGATGGAAAAGGTTCAATTGGCTTTGGATGCCTTCGAGGCGATGGATGGGGATAATTACGAAAAAACCATTCATAAACAGTTAAACCTGGCCAACCTCATGAAGCTCAAAGATCTTAGTATATCCGCCATAAGCGGCGGGGAATTCAAACTTATTCAAGTGATGAAGGAAATGCTGAATCGTCCAGACTTAATGATTATGGACGAGCCCGATGTATTTTTAGACTTTGAAAACCTGAACGCGCTCAAAAAATTGATTAATACCCACAAGGGAATGCTGCTGGTCGTTACGCATAACCGGTATTTGTTGAATCATTGTTTCAACAAAATCATACACCTAGAAAACACAGAACTCCAAGAGTTTGACGGGCGATATATCGATTACAACTTCTCGCTGCTTCAGACTAAGATCGAGCTGCAAGAAATCGCGGTTGCTGAAGCTGAAGAAATTGAGAGATATGATCACATCATCGACAATCTTAGAGAGATCGCCACGTATAATTCAGAAGCCTCCAGAGGCAGAGCGTTAAAAGCCAGAGTCAAGTTTCAAGAGAGATTGGAAGCACGTCGAATAAAAGAGCCATTTGTCGATATTAAACAGCCGAATATCCGTTTTGGTATCGATAAAGAAATGGAAGACACCGTTGTGGTTAACGTCAATAATTATAGCGTTTCCTTTGACGAGTTGCTTTTGGAAAATGTGAACTTTGAGATCAAATCGACAGATAAAGTAGCCCTGATCGGTCCAAATGGTACCGGGAAAACGACTTTACTCCGAGAAATCTTTAAAAACAATCAGAATTCCATTGAAATCAATGCTGATGTTAACCTGGCTTATTTATCTCAGGTTCAAGGCGAGATGTTAAAAGATTCGAATACCATACTAAATGAATTCATTGATTCCGGGTTTCAAACGTATGATGAGATTAGATCGTATCTTCCAAACTATGGCTTTGAAGGAGAAATCCTTGATCAAAAGATTGAATCGTTATCTGGCGGAGAAAAAAACATGCTTCAATTGGCTAAAGTTTCTGCCAGTCAAGCCAACGTATTGCTTCTTGATGAACCGACAAGTCATTTGGACATCTATACACAAATTGCTTTGGAGAAAGCCATTGAAGACTACAAAGGTGCGATTATCATGATTTCTCATGATTTCTATTCTGTTGTAAATGGTATGGATTATGTTTTAATTATTGAGGACAAGACGATTAGTAAAATGAGTATAGAAGAATTTAGACAGATGATTTATGCTAGTCATTTTGATGAAGACTATCTAGAAAATGAACAAAAGAAAAAGTCTGTTGAAATGAAAATAGAATTGGCTTTAAAAGATACTAATTTTGAACTTGCAAAGAGTTTGGTTGATGAGTTAGAAGAGCTGATTAAGTTGCTTTAA
- a CDS encoding S-layer homology domain-containing protein, with protein MIENHIGDGTLGPYLIITYSEIVNIEITGVEDGGLYNTNVTPQFNTGSATLNGSPITSGTQVTAEGSYTLTVTAGSQTKTIQFLIVKTPPTGTFIVNQGNQYTNSSSVRISISPDAGLTDITHIQYSVNGNPITQIPYVPSFLLAIGSTDGDKVLTFKLVDRAGNQSVEYSSTVTLDTVPPTGTVAINGGAAYATDREVTLGFTLGAGVTDVVAVQFSNDNATWSAEQTYEANTGYTLPAGDGSKTVYVQFIDRAGNTGAAQASIVLDTTAPTGTLTLITPSVTNATTVLLTVTSSNTDYMELGETGQDYGDPVVYSASPQSYTLQDTEEDGVKTLQIRLSDLAGNTTVLTQTVTLDREVPTGTVVVNEGKAYANDSDVAVEVTPEAGVTDIVNIRYSVNGSAPTNIAYTNNFTIDVGSTDGAKAIILQLIDGAGNESVEYSSTVTLDTVPPTGTVAINGGAAYATDREVTLGFTLGAGVTDVVAVQFSNDDATWSAEQIYEASMSYTLPAGDGSKTVYVRIIDRAENIGSAQASIVLDTTAPIVTGVTDGASYNSSRTITFNEGTATLNGQNFISGSPVDVEGSYVLVVTDAAGNSITLAFTIIKYSVGYDGNGATGGEVPLDSQTYEAGSSVTVADNVGSLVKTGFTLIGWNTEADGSGKSYVANDTFHINEADVMLYAKWSINNSSNNNGGGSNPPPPQNSIPVPTPNPQPTPEEPKPEPEPPVVTFDDLSGHWAKGMIEELASQGIIAGYPDGSFHPNEHIKRHHMALIFTRAFEFKPIREAVSFSDVSPSHPYYEAIMSLQQAGIVDGANGNFNPNHSLTRAEMAKILTLAFEIKPGGTVAFQDVPTTHWSYDYIAALAELEIVLGDNGKFKPDEPVTRAQFVAMMYRALNVIQ; from the coding sequence ATGATTGAAAATCATATAGGCGATGGTACCTTAGGCCCTTATTTAATTATTACGTATTCTGAAATTGTTAATATTGAGATAACGGGAGTTGAAGATGGCGGGCTGTATAACACGAATGTAACGCCACAATTCAACACTGGATCAGCAACTCTGAATGGAAGTCCAATTACAAGTGGAACACAGGTTACTGCTGAAGGCTCATACACGTTAACGGTTACAGCAGGCAGTCAAACAAAAACGATTCAATTTTTAATAGTTAAGACCCCCCCGACAGGGACATTCATTGTAAATCAAGGCAACCAATACACGAATAGTTCGTCTGTACGTATTTCAATAAGTCCAGATGCTGGATTAACTGATATCACGCATATCCAATATTCGGTTAATGGAAACCCAATTACACAAATACCTTATGTACCAAGCTTTTTGCTAGCAATAGGAAGTACTGATGGAGATAAGGTCTTAACATTTAAACTAGTTGATCGTGCAGGGAATCAATCAGTAGAGTACAGTTCAACGGTAACATTAGATACCGTGCCACCCACAGGAACAGTTGCCATTAATGGGGGAGCTGCTTACGCAACAGATCGTGAAGTAACCCTCGGGTTTACTTTAGGAGCAGGTGTTACGGATGTTGTAGCCGTTCAGTTCTCGAATGATAATGCTACATGGTCAGCTGAACAGACTTATGAAGCAAATACTGGTTATACTTTACCAGCAGGTGACGGCAGCAAGACGGTTTATGTTCAATTTATTGACCGAGCGGGCAATACGGGCGCAGCACAAGCGAGTATTGTGCTGGATACAACAGCTCCAACAGGAACGCTAACACTTATAACGCCAAGTGTAACGAATGCAACTACTGTATTATTAACGGTAACAAGTAGTAATACAGACTATATGGAGCTAGGCGAGACGGGCCAAGATTATGGCGACCCAGTAGTGTATAGTGCTAGTCCACAATCGTATACATTGCAGGATACAGAGGAAGATGGCGTGAAGACGCTGCAGATTCGCTTGTCTGACTTAGCAGGAAATACAACAGTGCTTACACAAACCGTAACACTGGATCGTGAAGTACCAACAGGAACAGTCGTTGTGAATGAAGGCAAGGCTTACGCAAATGATTCGGATGTAGCAGTTGAAGTGACACCAGAAGCAGGCGTAACAGATATTGTGAATATTCGCTATAGCGTTAACGGATCAGCACCAACAAACATAGCGTATACGAATAACTTTACAATAGATGTAGGAAGTACAGATGGAGCGAAGGCAATTATTTTACAGCTTATTGACGGTGCAGGAAATGAATCAGTAGAGTACAGTTCAACGGTAACATTAGATACCGTACCACCCACAGGAACAGTTGCCATTAATGGAGGAGCCGCTTACGCAACAGATCGTGAAGTAACCCTCGGGTTTACTTTAGGAGCAGGTGTTACGGATGTTGTAGCCGTTCAGTTCTCGAATGATGACGCTACATGGTCAGCTGAACAGATTTATGAAGCAAGCATGAGCTATACATTGCCAGCAGGTGATGGCAGCAAGACGGTTTATGTTCGCATCATTGATCGAGCAGAAAATATAGGCTCGGCCCAAGCAAGTATTGTACTGGACACTACAGCTCCGATCGTTACAGGTGTAACGGATGGGGCGAGCTATAATTCCTCCCGAACCATTACCTTTAATGAAGGTACAGCAACATTGAACGGGCAAAACTTTATAAGTGGCTCACCTGTAGACGTTGAAGGTTCCTATGTACTTGTTGTTACAGATGCCGCAGGTAATTCGATTACCCTTGCATTCACCATTATTAAATATAGTGTAGGCTATGACGGGAATGGAGCTACTGGAGGAGAGGTACCCCTAGATAGTCAAACCTATGAAGCGGGGAGTAGTGTAACCGTCGCTGATAATGTTGGAAGTCTAGTGAAGACTGGATTTACGTTGATTGGTTGGAATACGGAAGCAGATGGAAGTGGGAAAAGCTATGTAGCGAATGATACTTTCCATATAAACGAAGCTGATGTCATGTTGTATGCGAAGTGGAGTATAAACAATTCTTCTAACAATAATGGAGGAGGAAGTAATCCACCACCTCCTCAAAATTCAATACCGGTACCAACACCCAATCCGCAACCTACCCCAGAAGAACCCAAACCTGAACCTGAACCACCTGTCGTTACTTTTGACGACCTTTCAGGACATTGGGCAAAAGGAATGATTGAGGAACTAGCAAGTCAAGGGATAATCGCAGGGTATCCCGACGGTTCTTTTCACCCGAATGAACACATCAAGCGCCATCATATGGCTCTAATATTCACACGTGCTTTCGAGTTTAAACCCATACGTGAGGCAGTTTCGTTTTCTGACGTATCACCAAGCCATCCTTACTATGAAGCCATCATGTCACTGCAACAAGCAGGAATAGTCGATGGAGCCAATGGGAATTTTAATCCAAACCATTCGCTGACTCGTGCAGAGATGGCTAAAATTTTGACGCTGGCTTTTGAGATCAAACCAGGTGGAACAGTTGCTTTCCAAGATGTTCCTACAACTCATTGGAGCTATGATTACATCGCTGCACTGGCAGAACTAGAGATTGTACTCGGGGATAACGGCAAATTTAAGCCGGATGAACCCGTGACGCGTGCACAGTTTGTGGCGATGATGTACCGAGCCTTGAATGTTATACAATAA
- a CDS encoding AAA family ATPase, with product MNIKILRDYITDPPLELTMFIELSIILAEMVQREHEQNRMIGYLSPDHISVQWQGKTAHITWHTESHAAYHSPEQFGRFNLVPSERSDLYALGVILYELLTGQLPFHADNDEDWGTVHTRKVPQPLSDFLPELDETLQAILMKFLAKSQVERYQSTYGVLDDLKLYQNMMDNDGVFTPLEVGRLDKIRTLSLSDSWYGRRAEVVQMEAGLEQAFQGMNAFRWVTGKEGTGKTTLVHRIQQNVVRHGGRLITMKAEPFQQNMRCGAILQGMREWVYQLWSEPVELITRLKSKLQGEFGPEMQVIVSCWPEAKLLFDNDAKVANISREAKVWDRFEELLPDLICCMAECKPPLVLFMDNLQWIDKGTQDVIRELALSQKAHGLFLIGAYRTEEMITSAEDEANADQEEFLVWLSQRCRANPEEQVTLLPLAYEDVRKLISNALYEKSARIQLLARSVYDQTGGNPGSVRLLLEGWLKENRLNFDEERRQWVWDSEITRQRSSSEEHLRLLEMSFSNLKEDRKEFLAMAAAIGPVFQLTLLAEVYGISVDKVFCNLQEAEAEGFIYREDEAGQEDGRDSFYVFAHEFIHRMAYAFDSGRNIHRHRAIGRMLLDRTPESRDNLSRTAIDHLNLAASVLSEQETKQLIEHNLQAGQEALASARYAKGKHYAENGLQLLATYKVDVPVTLDVGLQLVLAWTEYMGGNSARAKKLLLDLNQDSDRLSRSERLKIWAPLIQFHALADNETAVQFGMEALGSYGWKLEKKSTLLSIGKEVTRTAILLHRKREKHLLLSDPLDEDYEELCHVMELLFLPLLAHDARSLLELYARFIRYGLHKGVNESLAAMIGAYELIVQRSFPSFVRATPIAEQVFLQIANTSTFRKKHVFTFLSGIIKQMDSPLESSVVLFNAMRQAMESGDHDFANPALIFSVMCNHGNVYALNDLLQYFEENMRHVADDKILDMMRLTSSYATVLQDDSLIDSFVAIPQVPTDSELKQRDEDNYSCGCRLEVAYLSGRYREALYWSQRGRVNELHLDWMQIRKHRVYEALALTGSYFETNREDRKRIRKAIRAQLRLMKSWRGFLDSTSSAYLLIKAEAERIAGNSVSAMQQYTAAIRLARTEKYVLLEAIACERLAVCYQDDLPSRSGAAITMMDACAAYAEWGITFKVTQIRSRDAKLLDPIYKRYEGPVLQDRIQMTQTGTSLPHQNGSKTGEGLKSEEELELVQRLIHGLAQPNKVDWKVNLLETALRQAGAERGLLLKRQNNEFVIEASRSDWTDQEKGAGLYAESVLRHTTMTGKPLILHDALQSFWVKDAYIAARKQRSILCMSIDAPGEQTAYLLYLENRQMPGVFTKRDVQMLELFATRIIYLKLLHDEAANTTIPSAFESNASSVVPSPSQPGLTEPLTERETEIITAIAKGLSNREIAELFGIAETTVKTHTSRIYGKLGVKRRGQAVLRARELQLIE from the coding sequence ATGAACATCAAGATTTTAAGAGACTACATCACAGATCCCCCATTAGAGCTTACTATGTTCATTGAACTATCTATTATACTGGCAGAAATGGTGCAGCGTGAACACGAGCAGAATAGGATGATTGGATACCTTAGCCCTGACCATATCAGCGTGCAGTGGCAGGGGAAAACGGCGCATATAACCTGGCATACGGAAAGTCACGCAGCTTATCATTCTCCAGAGCAATTTGGACGTTTCAATCTCGTGCCGAGTGAACGCAGTGATCTTTACGCATTAGGTGTTATCCTCTACGAGTTGTTGACCGGGCAATTGCCTTTTCATGCTGACAATGATGAAGACTGGGGTACCGTGCATACCCGCAAGGTGCCTCAGCCTTTATCTGATTTTCTACCGGAGTTAGACGAAACACTGCAAGCGATACTGATGAAATTTCTTGCCAAATCACAGGTGGAGCGTTATCAGAGTACATATGGGGTGCTTGACGATCTAAAGTTGTATCAGAACATGATGGATAACGATGGAGTGTTTACGCCATTGGAAGTGGGACGTTTAGATAAAATCCGGACGCTTTCCCTATCCGATTCGTGGTACGGACGTCGTGCCGAAGTGGTGCAAATGGAGGCCGGACTGGAACAGGCTTTTCAAGGAATGAATGCCTTTCGTTGGGTGACAGGTAAAGAGGGAACGGGTAAAACGACGCTTGTCCATAGAATCCAACAAAACGTCGTGCGGCATGGAGGCCGGCTGATTACTATGAAAGCGGAACCTTTCCAACAAAACATGCGGTGTGGTGCGATCCTTCAGGGGATGCGGGAATGGGTCTATCAACTGTGGAGTGAACCTGTTGAACTCATTACACGTCTGAAATCCAAACTGCAAGGCGAGTTCGGACCAGAAATGCAGGTAATCGTCTCCTGCTGGCCCGAGGCCAAGCTGTTGTTCGACAACGATGCGAAGGTAGCAAATATCTCCAGGGAAGCGAAGGTCTGGGACCGGTTTGAAGAATTACTGCCCGACTTGATCTGTTGTATGGCTGAATGCAAGCCACCGCTTGTTCTGTTTATGGACAATCTACAGTGGATCGACAAAGGTACACAAGACGTCATTCGAGAACTTGCATTATCACAAAAAGCGCATGGATTATTCCTAATCGGGGCCTATCGTACGGAGGAGATGATCACTTCCGCTGAGGATGAAGCGAATGCTGATCAAGAGGAATTTCTGGTTTGGTTAAGCCAAAGATGCCGTGCGAATCCAGAGGAACAAGTGACTCTGCTTCCGCTGGCTTACGAGGATGTGAGGAAGCTGATCTCTAATGCTCTATATGAGAAATCCGCTCGCATTCAACTTTTGGCACGGTCTGTCTATGATCAGACAGGTGGTAATCCCGGCTCGGTTCGTCTCTTGCTGGAGGGATGGTTAAAGGAGAACAGACTAAATTTTGACGAGGAACGACGTCAGTGGGTATGGGACTCAGAAATAACCCGGCAACGAAGTAGTTCGGAAGAACATCTACGGCTGCTGGAGATGAGCTTCTCCAATCTCAAGGAAGATCGTAAGGAGTTCTTGGCTATGGCGGCCGCAATAGGTCCGGTATTTCAATTAACACTCTTGGCCGAAGTGTATGGCATATCCGTAGATAAGGTATTCTGTAATCTTCAAGAGGCGGAAGCGGAAGGATTTATTTATCGGGAAGATGAAGCAGGGCAAGAAGATGGACGGGATTCATTCTATGTGTTTGCTCATGAGTTTATTCACAGAATGGCATATGCCTTCGATTCAGGACGCAATATCCACCGACACCGAGCAATTGGACGGATGCTACTGGATCGCACGCCGGAGTCACGCGATAATCTGTCAAGAACAGCGATTGATCATCTGAACTTGGCTGCTTCGGTATTATCGGAGCAAGAAACGAAGCAATTGATCGAGCACAATCTTCAAGCGGGACAAGAGGCTTTGGCATCCGCGCGCTATGCGAAAGGGAAGCATTATGCCGAAAACGGGCTTCAGCTGCTTGCAACATACAAAGTGGACGTACCCGTTACACTCGATGTCGGGCTGCAGTTGGTATTAGCATGGACGGAGTATATGGGCGGCAATAGTGCACGGGCGAAAAAACTGCTGTTGGACTTGAACCAAGACAGCGATCGACTGAGCCGATCAGAGCGGCTCAAAATCTGGGCACCTTTAATCCAATTCCATGCACTCGCGGACAATGAGACTGCGGTTCAATTTGGAATGGAGGCGCTAGGATCCTATGGTTGGAAGCTTGAGAAGAAAAGTACACTGTTGTCTATAGGCAAGGAAGTGACCCGAACCGCGATCCTCTTACATCGAAAACGGGAGAAACATCTTCTGCTGTCCGACCCACTCGACGAGGATTATGAAGAATTATGCCATGTAATGGAGCTGTTGTTTCTTCCATTGCTTGCACACGATGCGCGATCGCTTCTGGAATTGTATGCCCGATTTATTCGTTATGGGTTGCATAAAGGGGTGAATGAGTCACTAGCCGCCATGATCGGAGCATACGAACTGATTGTGCAAAGGTCATTTCCGAGCTTCGTTCGAGCGACTCCGATTGCTGAGCAGGTGTTTCTGCAAATTGCCAACACCTCTACATTCAGGAAAAAGCATGTATTTACGTTTCTGAGCGGAATAATCAAGCAAATGGACAGTCCTCTGGAATCTTCTGTTGTCCTGTTCAATGCGATGCGTCAAGCGATGGAATCCGGTGATCATGACTTTGCTAATCCTGCCTTAATTTTCAGTGTTATGTGTAATCATGGGAATGTATATGCCCTGAATGATTTGCTCCAATACTTTGAGGAGAACATGCGACATGTTGCCGACGACAAGATACTGGACATGATGCGGCTGACGAGTAGTTACGCAACAGTGCTGCAAGACGATTCTCTGATCGACAGTTTTGTTGCTATTCCACAAGTGCCGACCGACAGCGAGTTGAAGCAACGGGACGAGGACAATTATAGCTGCGGTTGTCGGCTCGAGGTAGCGTACCTGTCGGGCAGGTATAGAGAAGCGCTGTATTGGTCGCAGCGAGGAAGGGTAAACGAATTACATCTGGATTGGATGCAAATTCGTAAACACCGCGTTTACGAGGCTTTGGCATTAACTGGATCTTATTTCGAGACGAATAGGGAGGACCGTAAGCGGATCCGGAAGGCCATACGCGCGCAATTGCGATTAATGAAGAGTTGGCGAGGATTCTTGGACAGTACGTCCTCTGCATACTTGCTAATCAAAGCAGAGGCTGAACGGATCGCAGGGAATTCGGTGAGCGCCATGCAACAATATACGGCTGCAATCAGGCTGGCGAGAACCGAGAAATACGTGTTGCTGGAAGCCATTGCTTGCGAACGGCTTGCGGTATGTTATCAAGATGATCTGCCCAGCCGATCCGGAGCGGCAATTACGATGATGGATGCATGTGCGGCATACGCCGAATGGGGAATCACCTTCAAAGTAACTCAGATTAGAAGCAGAGATGCTAAATTGCTGGACCCGATATACAAGCGTTATGAAGGTCCTGTATTACAGGATCGAATCCAAATGACTCAAACTGGCACATCGTTACCTCACCAGAACGGCTCCAAGACGGGTGAAGGCTTGAAGAGTGAAGAGGAACTCGAGCTTGTGCAACGACTCATCCATGGGTTAGCACAGCCGAATAAGGTCGACTGGAAGGTAAATCTCTTGGAAACGGCTTTAAGACAAGCCGGAGCAGAGCGTGGTCTGTTGCTGAAGCGTCAAAATAATGAATTCGTTATTGAAGCTAGCCGTTCTGACTGGACTGATCAGGAAAAAGGAGCCGGCCTGTATGCGGAGAGCGTCTTGCGTCATACAACGATGACGGGCAAACCGCTAATTTTGCATGACGCGCTTCAGAGTTTTTGGGTGAAGGATGCTTATATCGCAGCAAGAAAACAGAGGTCGATTCTGTGCATGTCCATTGATGCTCCGGGAGAACAAACTGCCTATCTACTCTACTTGGAAAATCGACAGATGCCGGGTGTGTTCACAAAGAGGGATGTTCAGATGTTGGAGCTTTTTGCGACACGGATCATTTATCTCAAGCTGCTGCATGACGAAGCTGCGAATACAACAATCCCGAGTGCTTTCGAAAGTAACGCCTCGTCTGTGGTTCCTAGTCCCAGTCAACCAGGGCTGACGGAACCGCTGACGGAACGAGAAACGGAAATTATAACAGCAATTGCAAAAGGCTTGTCGAACAGAGAGATTGCCGAACTCTTTGGGATCGCAGAGACGACGGTCAAGACACATACATCTAGAATATACGGCAAATTGGGTGTAAAACGGCGGGGACAAGCTGTCCTACGTGCCAGAGAGCTACAATTGATAGAGTGA
- a CDS encoding LysR family transcriptional regulator, with product MMEIRHLVTFIAIVEHEGFTKAAEHLGYAQSTITLHIKALEEEINYPLFDRIGKRVILTETGKKLLPHAKKMLDLYHMIKEVTAAQGELTGNIVISIGETLLIYRFPPIIEEFKRLHPLVNIEWHQLDSVYYKENLMQGKSDISFMLGTEIHDSNLYSEKLAEEPMMLLYPNSFELQRDIVQSNLLFTERGCGYRTLFEQCIEEYQIGITSNIEFWSIEAVKQSILSGMGISLLPRITVERELKDEKLSGQQYKQNLATQLLYPKNKWISPQVEAFIEIVRKHASLW from the coding sequence ATGATGGAAATACGTCATTTGGTCACATTTATTGCGATTGTGGAACACGAGGGATTTACCAAAGCTGCTGAGCATCTTGGATATGCGCAATCTACAATTACATTGCATATCAAGGCATTGGAAGAGGAGATTAACTATCCTTTATTTGATCGAATCGGTAAGCGGGTTATTTTAACGGAGACTGGAAAAAAATTATTGCCACATGCCAAAAAAATGCTTGATCTGTATCATATGATTAAGGAAGTGACCGCTGCACAAGGTGAATTAACGGGTAATATCGTGATCAGTATTGGAGAAACGTTGTTGATCTATCGTTTTCCACCTATTATTGAAGAGTTCAAAAGGTTGCATCCTCTTGTCAATATAGAATGGCACCAATTAGATTCCGTGTATTATAAAGAAAATTTGATGCAAGGTAAAAGTGATATTTCCTTCATGCTAGGGACAGAGATTCATGACTCCAATCTGTACAGTGAGAAATTGGCTGAAGAGCCCATGATGTTGTTGTATCCCAATTCGTTTGAGTTACAACGGGACATTGTGCAGAGCAATTTACTTTTTACCGAAAGAGGTTGCGGTTATCGCACATTGTTTGAACAATGCATTGAGGAGTATCAGATTGGAATTACTTCCAATATTGAATTCTGGAGTATTGAAGCTGTGAAACAGTCGATATTGAGTGGTATGGGCATATCTTTGTTACCTCGAATTACGGTAGAGAGGGAGCTGAAGGACGAAAAACTTTCAGGTCAGCAGTACAAGCAGAATTTAGCTACTCAGCTGTTATATCCCAAAAACAAGTGGATCTCTCCCCAAGTAGAAGCTTTTATAGAGATCGTTAGAAAGCACGCCTCCCTCTGGTAA